A single window of Apodemus sylvaticus chromosome 4, mApoSyl1.1, whole genome shotgun sequence DNA harbors:
- the Rtca gene encoding RNA 3'-terminal phosphate cyclase, which yields MRTAAGPVHRGIRSLSNSFPGGSSSLSFRRARPGSALSGLRACRRLVFFPSPQGRGRRCRQGSGAPAMEGQRVEVDGGIMEGGGQILRVSTALSCLLGLPLRVQKIRAGRSTPGLRPQHLSGLEMVRDLCDGHLEGAEIGSTEITFTPEKIKGGVHTADTKTAGSVCLLMQLSMPCVLFAASPSELRLKGGTNAEMAPQIDYTMMVFKPIAEKFGFTFNCDIKTRGYYPKGGGEVIVRVSPVKRLDPINLTDRGSVTKIYGRAFVAGVLPLKVAKDMAAAAVRCIRKEIRDLYVSIQPVQEPRDQAFGNGSGIIIVAETSTGCLFAGSSLGKRGVNADKVGIEAAEMLLANLRHGGTVDEYLQDQLIIFMALANGISRIKTGPVTLHTQTAIHFAEQLAKAKFTVKKSEEEEDATKDTYIIECEGIGMANPHL from the exons ATGCGTACAGCTGCGGGTCCTGTCCACCGAGGAATTCGTTCCCTCAGCAACAGTTTCCCGGGAGGCTCTAGTTCTCTCTCTTTCCGGCGAGCTCGGCCCGGAAGCGCACTGTCCGGCCTGCGGGCTTGCCGGCGCCTTGTCTTTTTCCCGTCGCCGCAGGGACGTGGTCGTCGCTGTCGGCAGGGCTCAGGGGCGCCCGCCATGGAGGGGCAGCGGGTGGAGGTGGACGGCGGGATCATGGAAGGG GGCGGCCAGATCCTCAGGGTTTCCACCGCCCTGAGCTGCCTCCTGGGCCTCCCCTTGCGCGTGCAGAAGATCCGCGCGGGTCGCAGCACGCCCGGCCTCAG GCCTCAGCATTTATCTGGACTGGAGATGGTTCGTGATTTGTGTGACGGACACCTGGAGGGAGCAGAAATCGGCTCGACTGAGATCACCTTTACACCCGAGAAGATCAAAGGTGGAGTCCACACAGCAGACACCAAGACAGCAGG GAGTGTGTGCCTCTTGATGCAGCTTTCAATGCCCTGTGTCCTGTTCGCGGCTTCCCCGTCGGAGCTCCGGCTGAAAGGCGGCACCAATGCGGAGATGGCCCCGCAGATTGATTACACCATGATG GTTTTCAAGCCAATTGCTGAGAAGTTTGGTTTCACGTTTAATTGTGACATTAAAACGAG GGGCTATTACCCCAAAGGGGGCGGTGAGGTGATTGTCCGAGTGTCCCCAGTTAAACGGTTGGACCCAATAAATCTGACTGATCGAGGCTCTGTGACTAAGATTTACGGGAGAGCTTTTGTTGCCGGTGTTTTGCCACTAAAA GTAGCAAAAGATATGGCAGCGGCGGCTGTGCGGTGCATCAGGAAGGAGATCCGGGACTTGTACGTCAGCATCCAGCCTGTGCAGGAGCCCAGGGACCAAGCCTTTGGCAATGGGAGTGGAATCAT CATTGTTGCTGAGACATCCACTGGCTGCTTGTTTGCTGGATCATCACTTGGCAAAAGAG GTGTGAATGCAGACAAGGTTGGGATTGAAGCTGCTGAAATGCTGTTAGCAAATCTTAGACATGGTGGCACTGTGGACGAATATCTACAAGACCAG CTGATTATTTTTATGGCGCTAGCCAATGGAATTTCCAGAATAAAAACAGGACCAGTCACACTCCACACACAGACTGCTATCCATTTTGCTGAACAGCTAGCAAAG GCCAAATTTACCGTGAAGAaatcagaagaggaagaagatgccACGAAGGACACTTACATCATCGAGTGTGAAGGAATTGGGATGGCAAACCCACACCTCTAG